In one window of Denticeps clupeoides chromosome 2, fDenClu1.1, whole genome shotgun sequence DNA:
- the LOC114784363 gene encoding peroxiredoxin-like 2A — translation MELLFRAAGSVGSFVAETLRSFTELFLAQPLGASPVLLEEADLKTLDGERRVFKAKRLWTRSGAVIMAVRRPGUFLCREEASELSSLCPQLDELGVPLYAVVKEDVGTEVQNFRPYFNGEVYLDEKRCFYGPRERKMGLTGFLRVGVWKSGLRAFNNGFLGNVFGEGFILGAVYVIGPGQEGILFEHREMEFGDKVNVQDVLHAARRINSQLQLAS, via the exons ATGGAGCTCCTGTTCCGGGCTGCGGGGAGCGTCGGCTCCTTCGTGGCCGAAACCCTGCGCTCCTTCACCGAGCTGTTCCTGGCGCAGCCCCTGGGGGCCAGTCCGGTTCTCCTGGAGGAGGCCGACCTGAAGACCCTGGACGGAG AACGGCGGGTTTTTAAGGCGAAGCGCCTGTGGACGCGATCCGGAGCGGTGATCATGGCCGTGCGCCGACCCGGATGATTCTTGTGCAGAGAG GAAGCCTCTGAGCTGTCCTCTCTGTGTCCCCAGCTTGACGAGTTGGGTGTCCCCCTGTACGCCGTGGTGAAAGAGGACGTCGGCACAGAGGTCCAGAATTTCAGGCCGTATTTCAACGGGGAGGTCTATCTTGACGAGAAG AGGTGCTTCTACGGGCCGCGCGAGCGTAAAATGGGCCTGACCGGGTTCCTCCGGGTCGGGGTGTGGAAGAGTGGCCTGCGGGCCTTCAACAACGGCTTCCTGGGAAACGTGTTCGGCGAGGGGTTTATCCTCGGAGCGGTGTACGTCATCGGACCAGGACAGGAA GGAATACTGTTCGAGCACCGGGAAATGGAGTTTGGCGACAAAGTCAACGTCCAGGATGTGCTGCACGCCGCTCGGAGGATAAACTCCCAGCTCCAGCTGGCGTCCTAA